The following proteins are encoded in a genomic region of Methylococcales bacterium:
- a CDS encoding ABC transporter substrate-binding protein produces the protein MYAYKILFILIIGLLSACDLTELNNPYPTEDDSLNNLYASFSERPKHLDPAVSYSANEYTFIAQIYEPPFQYHYLKRPYQLIPLTATRLPTIQYLNKKGELLATDADENEIAFSDYIIDIQQNIHYQPHPAFAKDKDGHFRYHQLNETTLESIHTLNDFKNTGTRELIAEDYVYQIKRLAHPKIHSPIAEIMKQHIEGFSAFAEPLKSLPKTALKELTLTGVTALSRYQYKIRIKGKYPQFRFWLAMPFFAPIPWEADTFYAQPELLTRNISLDWYPIGTGAYLLSENNPNRRMVLSKNPNFHGENYPLDGEKQDRQHGLLNDAGKALPFIDKVVYTLEKETLPYWNKFLQGYYDASGIASDSFDQAVQFTGDGDAQLTTAMQNKGIQLQTTVATSIYYLGFNMLDDVVGGNTEKARKLRQAISIAIDYEEYISIFNNGRGIAAQGMIPPEIYGFLAGKEGINPYVYHDLGQRKTINEAKQLLKEAGYDNGIDPKTAEALTLYFDTSSASVDERPRMNWYRKQFEKLGIKLVIRATDYNRFQEKMRTGHAQIFSWGWNADYPDPENFFFLLYGENGKVNHGGENAGNYNNTEFDALFEKMRNMENGAPRYQLIQKMQAIVRRDAPWVFGLHPKNFVLAHRWYQNLKPNLMANNRLKYTRINPNLRQQKRKQWNKPLFFPLFIGLIGLVLLLLPAIHAYRKRLNRPLKEHRD, from the coding sequence ATGTACGCTTATAAAATCTTATTCATCTTAATCATCGGGCTGTTATCCGCCTGTGATTTAACCGAGCTTAATAATCCTTACCCAACCGAGGATGATTCGTTAAATAATTTATACGCCTCATTTTCAGAAAGACCCAAACATTTAGACCCAGCGGTTTCTTACAGTGCTAATGAATACACCTTTATTGCCCAAATTTATGAGCCCCCCTTTCAATATCATTATTTAAAACGTCCCTATCAACTGATCCCGTTAACGGCCACTCGACTGCCAACGATTCAGTATTTAAATAAAAAGGGCGAGTTATTAGCGACGGATGCCGATGAAAATGAGATTGCGTTCAGTGATTACATTATTGACATCCAACAAAATATTCACTATCAACCGCATCCTGCCTTTGCCAAAGATAAAGACGGGCATTTTCGCTATCATCAACTCAATGAAACGACCTTAGAATCCATTCATACTTTAAATGATTTTAAAAATACAGGCACTCGTGAATTAATTGCGGAAGATTATGTTTATCAAATAAAACGTCTTGCCCACCCTAAAATTCATTCCCCCATTGCTGAAATTATGAAGCAACATATTGAGGGATTTTCAGCCTTTGCTGAGCCTTTAAAATCATTACCAAAAACTGCCCTAAAAGAATTAACCTTAACAGGTGTCACCGCCTTAAGTCGCTATCAATATAAAATTCGGATCAAGGGAAAATACCCGCAATTTCGATTTTGGTTGGCCATGCCTTTTTTTGCACCGATACCGTGGGAAGCCGATACTTTTTATGCCCAACCCGAACTATTAACCCGAAACATTAGTTTAGATTGGTACCCTATCGGAACAGGTGCGTATTTACTCTCAGAAAACAACCCGAATCGACGCATGGTGTTATCTAAAAACCCTAATTTTCATGGCGAAAACTACCCCCTAGACGGTGAAAAACAAGACCGTCAACACGGGCTATTAAACGATGCGGGTAAAGCCTTACCTTTTATTGATAAAGTCGTCTACACCCTTGAAAAAGAAACCCTGCCTTATTGGAATAAATTTTTACAAGGTTATTATGATGCCTCAGGTATTGCCTCCGATAGCTTCGATCAAGCCGTGCAGTTTACAGGGGATGGCGATGCTCAATTAACCACAGCGATGCAAAATAAAGGTATTCAATTACAAACAACGGTCGCCACCTCTATTTATTATTTAGGCTTTAATATGTTGGATGATGTGGTGGGTGGCAACACGGAAAAAGCACGAAAATTACGCCAAGCTATTTCGATAGCGATTGATTATGAAGAATATATTTCTATTTTTAATAATGGCCGAGGTATTGCCGCTCAAGGAATGATTCCCCCTGAAATTTATGGATTTTTAGCAGGCAAAGAAGGCATTAACCCATATGTCTATCATGATTTAGGCCAACGAAAAACCATTAACGAAGCCAAACAATTATTAAAAGAAGCGGGGTATGACAATGGGATTGATCCAAAAACAGCCGAAGCCCTAACCTTATATTTTGACACCTCATCAGCCAGTGTTGATGAAAGACCTCGAATGAATTGGTATCGAAAACAATTTGAAAAACTGGGTATTAAACTAGTGATTCGTGCCACCGATTACAACCGCTTTCAAGAAAAAATGCGGACAGGACACGCTCAAATTTTTAGTTGGGGCTGGAATGCAGACTACCCTGATCCTGAAAACTTCTTTTTTCTTCTCTACGGTGAAAATGGCAAAGTAAATCATGGCGGGGAAAATGCAGGAAATTATAATAATACTGAGTTTGATGCCTTGTTTGAAAAAATGCGAAACATGGAAAATGGGGCCCCGCGTTATCAACTGATCCAGAAAATGCAAGCGATTGTTCGCCGTGATGCCCCGTGGGTTTTTGGCTTACATCCCAAAAACTTTGTATTAGCCCATCGTTGGTATCAAAATTTAAAACCCAATTTAATGGCGAATAACCGTCTTAAATACACCCGAATTAATCCGAATCTTCGCCAACAAAAACGCAAACAATGGAATAAACCCTTATTTTTTCCATTATTCATCGGTCTTATTGGATTGGTCTTATTACTTCTTCCCGCCATTCATGCTTACCGAAAACGTCTCAATAGGCCCCTAAAAGAACATCGCGACTAG
- the nudE gene encoding ADP compounds hydrolase NudE, protein MLKKPTILNRQDVCQSRLFAIESMDIVFSNGEQRQYERLKRNGSYGAVLIVPLLDDETVLLIREYSAGVDRYELGLPKGKIDANEAVLEAANRELKEEVGYGAKNLQQLTSLTLAPGYMEHNIHIIVAQDLYPEKLEGDEPEELEVVPWKLSDIKGLIATQECSEARSIAALYMTADYLRSIK, encoded by the coding sequence ATGCTAAAAAAACCAACTATCTTAAATCGTCAAGATGTTTGCCAGAGTCGTTTATTTGCCATTGAAAGTATGGATATTGTCTTTAGTAATGGGGAACAACGTCAATATGAACGTTTAAAGCGTAATGGAAGCTATGGAGCGGTATTAATTGTCCCCTTATTAGATGATGAAACCGTGTTATTAATTCGAGAATACTCAGCAGGCGTGGATCGTTATGAACTAGGGCTTCCCAAAGGGAAAATAGATGCGAATGAAGCGGTTTTAGAGGCGGCTAACCGTGAACTTAAAGAAGAAGTCGGTTATGGGGCAAAAAACTTACAACAACTCACCTCTTTAACGCTCGCTCCTGGCTATATGGAACATAATATTCATATCATTGTCGCTCAGGATTTATACCCTGAAAAATTAGAAGGCGACGAGCCTGAAGAATTAGAGGTTGTTCCTTGGAAATTATCCGATATTAAGGGACTCATCGCCACACAAGAGTGCAGTGAAGCCCGTTCCATTGCCGCCCTTTATATGACCGCTGATTACCTTCGTTCAATCAAATAA
- the yrfG gene encoding GMP/IMP nucleotidase, which produces MINWNLYDTVLLDMDGTLLDLNFDNHFWREFIPLKYAEKNKLSLFNAKQVLAPKFKQMEGKLEWYCLDYWTQVLALDIVGLKVEIAALISVLPHVVEFLEALKNTDKRVLLVTNAHPESLNLKMEKTCLNLFFDGIICSHDLGYPKENLKFWTKLQQQQGFDKSHTVMIDDSLTVLAAAKQFGIGYLIAMSQPDSQKAAHIINHYPAINDFRELSRLLKIG; this is translated from the coding sequence ATGATAAATTGGAATTTATACGATACCGTTTTGTTAGATATGGATGGTACGTTATTAGACCTCAACTTTGATAACCATTTTTGGCGCGAGTTCATTCCATTAAAATATGCTGAAAAAAATAAACTTTCATTGTTCAACGCGAAGCAAGTTTTAGCCCCGAAATTTAAACAAATGGAAGGAAAGTTAGAATGGTATTGTTTAGATTATTGGACACAGGTTTTAGCCTTAGATATTGTGGGTCTTAAGGTGGAAATAGCCGCATTAATTAGCGTACTTCCTCATGTTGTTGAATTTTTAGAGGCCTTAAAAAATACTGATAAGCGGGTATTGTTAGTGACCAACGCCCATCCTGAGAGTTTAAATTTAAAGATGGAAAAAACCTGTTTAAATCTATTTTTTGATGGCATTATTTGTTCGCATGATTTAGGTTACCCGAAAGAAAATCTAAAATTTTGGACTAAATTACAGCAACAACAAGGGTTTGATAAATCACATACCGTTATGATTGATGATAGCTTGACGGTCTTAGCGGCGGCTAAACAATTTGGTATCGGTTATTTAATTGCTATGAGTCAACCTGATAGCCAAAAAGCGGCCCATATTATTAATCATTATCCTGCTATTAACGATTTTCGTGAACTTTCAAGGTTACTTAAAATCGGGTAG
- a CDS encoding adenylate/guanylate cyclase domain-containing protein, whose amino-acid sequence MTEKKNRSTTRHLFVFNANKLAGLFSFILVLSLIGLSVLITFKQTPLIEKQTAILRESLIYQVAYTLKNPLLASNHLAVKNILDKLYQQESIIGITLYNKDYSVANTQGFTTEPINFPTELATYQQQTDILNSTFINSTNATSYTMMVNYDALVFGYISVSFRSQLLENTQKEILQNLLWVILASGSICLLALIYLKKYTNNPLDDMMNTNSILNNEKNYDEMSTFIQSFNEMDKGLLQKDKVEAIFSRYVSPQVAKEVLNDLDSLVETELGGEHLTASVFFADIVGFTSLSESMDPQDISELLNVYFSKVTEVVSFCGGHVDKFIGDCAMVVFGVPVKKEQHAFDCIACAWMVLELLHQLNHQREAEGKIRVEFRIGVNSGTMLAGNMGSNERMEYTVVGDSVNLASRLCGSAEPGELIITEDVFAEQNLNGLIDVDDKDFIKLRGKKLPIKTLVVSDILTPFKQQMLAEIPLIIKRCEQS is encoded by the coding sequence ATGACTGAAAAGAAAAATCGTTCAACCACCCGCCATCTATTCGTCTTTAATGCCAATAAATTAGCGGGGTTGTTTTCATTTATTTTAGTCCTTTCTCTCATTGGGTTAAGCGTTTTAATTACTTTCAAGCAAACTCCTCTTATCGAAAAGCAAACCGCCATACTAAGAGAATCGCTCATTTACCAAGTTGCTTACACGCTGAAAAACCCATTACTGGCAAGTAATCACCTCGCCGTAAAAAATATTTTAGATAAACTGTATCAACAAGAGTCGATCATCGGAATAACCCTTTACAATAAAGATTATTCTGTCGCTAATACACAAGGCTTTACAACCGAACCAATAAATTTCCCAACGGAGCTTGCGACCTATCAACAGCAAACTGACATCTTAAATAGCACATTCATTAACAGTACAAACGCCACCTCTTATACGATGATGGTTAATTATGATGCTTTAGTTTTTGGTTATATATCCGTCTCTTTTAGATCGCAATTACTTGAAAATACTCAAAAAGAAATTTTACAAAACTTGCTTTGGGTTATTTTAGCCAGTGGGTCAATCTGTCTTTTAGCGCTTATTTACCTAAAAAAATATACTAATAACCCACTTGATGACATGATGAATACCAACTCTATTCTTAATAATGAAAAAAATTACGATGAAATGAGTACCTTTATTCAATCATTTAATGAGATGGATAAAGGGTTATTGCAAAAAGATAAAGTAGAAGCTATTTTTTCACGTTATGTCTCGCCTCAAGTTGCTAAAGAAGTTTTGAATGATTTAGACTCACTGGTAGAAACTGAACTGGGCGGCGAGCATTTAACGGCGAGTGTGTTTTTTGCGGATATTGTAGGATTTACAAGCTTATCTGAATCAATGGATCCACAAGATATTAGCGAGTTACTCAATGTTTACTTTTCTAAAGTGACCGAAGTCGTCAGTTTTTGTGGAGGACATGTTGATAAATTCATTGGAGACTGTGCGATGGTCGTCTTTGGTGTTCCCGTTAAAAAAGAACAGCACGCCTTTGATTGCATTGCCTGTGCTTGGATGGTCTTAGAATTACTGCATCAGTTAAATCATCAACGTGAAGCGGAAGGAAAAATAAGAGTTGAATTTCGTATCGGGGTTAATAGTGGCACCATGCTGGCTGGAAATATGGGGTCAAATGAACGAATGGAGTATACCGTCGTCGGTGATTCCGTTAATTTAGCCTCACGTTTATGTGGCAGTGCTGAACCGGGTGAACTTATCATTACAGAGGATGTATTTGCTGAACAAAACCTGAATGGCTTAATTGACGTGGATGACAAAGATTTCATTAAATTACGGGGCAAAAAGTTACCCATTAAAACCTTAGTGGTGAGTGATATTCTAACCCCCTTTAAGCAACAAATGCTAGCTGAAATTCCTTTGATTATCAAACGCTGTGAGCAGAGCTAA
- a CDS encoding NAD(P)/FAD-dependent oxidoreductase codes for MPHFDVIIIGAGASGLMCAIEAGKRGRKVLILDHANKVGKKILMSGGGRCNFTNYTVDADNYFSSNPHFCKSALSRYTQWDFIALINRYKIPFHEREFGRLFCDDSAKDIVNLLLTEANLAQVSIQLNTAIKTICRSDSQQFKLTTTKNNYSCDSLVIATGGLSIPKIGATPFGYQIAQQFGINVLKTRAGLVPFTLQPKDKALFSQLSGIAIPCVVSNSRQHFKENILFTHRGLSGPAILQVSSYWHAGESIHINLLPELNLVPLLTDQREQKSQLKVKTFLSDYLPKRLLTTLLTTALLDLPITELSDKKIESLSEQLHQWQIKPSGTEGYRTAEVTLGGIDCNSLSSKTLESNQVKGLFFIGEVIDVTGWLGGYNFQWAWSSGWSAGHYV; via the coding sequence ATGCCTCATTTTGATGTCATTATTATTGGCGCAGGAGCATCTGGCTTAATGTGTGCCATAGAAGCGGGAAAACGCGGGCGTAAGGTTTTAATCCTAGATCATGCGAATAAGGTGGGTAAGAAAATTTTAATGTCGGGCGGTGGACGTTGTAACTTTACCAATTATACCGTTGATGCTGACAACTATTTTTCATCTAATCCTCATTTTTGTAAATCGGCTTTAAGTCGCTACACACAGTGGGATTTTATAGCACTAATTAACCGCTATAAAATTCCCTTTCATGAACGTGAATTCGGGCGATTATTTTGTGATGACAGTGCTAAAGACATTGTTAATTTATTATTAACCGAAGCCAATTTGGCGCAGGTAAGCATTCAATTGAATACCGCGATTAAAACCATTTGCCGTTCTGATTCTCAACAGTTTAAATTAACTACGACAAAAAATAACTACAGCTGCGACTCCTTAGTAATCGCAACAGGCGGCTTATCTATTCCAAAAATAGGAGCAACCCCCTTCGGTTATCAAATTGCCCAACAATTTGGAATCAATGTGTTAAAAACACGCGCGGGTTTAGTTCCGTTCACCTTACAACCTAAAGATAAAGCCCTCTTTTCTCAGCTTTCAGGTATCGCCATTCCCTGTGTAGTGAGTAATAGTCGGCAACATTTCAAAGAAAATATCTTGTTTACCCATCGGGGTTTAAGTGGGCCTGCTATTTTACAAGTGTCTTCGTATTGGCACGCGGGTGAATCTATTCATATTAACTTACTTCCCGAGTTAAATTTAGTTCCATTATTAACCGATCAACGCGAACAAAAATCCCAATTAAAAGTTAAAACTTTTTTAAGTGATTATTTACCCAAACGTTTACTTACAACGTTATTAACAACCGCCTTATTAGACTTACCGATCACCGAGTTATCCGATAAAAAAATTGAATCCTTAAGCGAGCAACTCCATCAATGGCAAATAAAACCAAGTGGAACCGAAGGCTATCGAACCGCTGAAGTGACTTTAGGCGGCATTGATTGTAATAGCCTGTCTTCAAAGACCTTAGAAAGTAATCAAGTTAAGGGCTTATTTTTTATTGGAGAAGTCATTGATGTAACAGGCTGGCTAGGCGGATATAACTTTCAATGGGCTTGGTCATCAGGTTGGAGTGCAGGACACTATGTTTAA
- a CDS encoding SDR family oxidoreductase produces MQPLKRSVLITGASSGIGRKIAESLLKQGHKVIGISRDCQQFTHTHSQFFPLEIELADLKKLPQHATQLGKNHPDIDTLIFAAGYGQFASLEEFSYAQIETLMTVNFTSNVFLTRALLPRLKRKSRADLIYIGSEAALQGSRKGSIYCASKFALRGFTQALSDECAKSSIKVGLINPGMVKTEFFNPLNFEPGDQREQHLLPEDIAKTVNYMLSLERESVIDEININPLHKVIHFKK; encoded by the coding sequence ATGCAGCCTTTAAAGCGCAGCGTTTTAATCACGGGCGCAAGTTCAGGGATTGGACGAAAAATTGCCGAGTCCTTATTAAAGCAAGGCCATAAAGTCATAGGCATTTCACGGGACTGCCAACAATTTACCCATACTCATTCGCAATTTTTTCCCCTAGAAATAGAATTAGCGGATTTAAAAAAATTACCTCAACACGCGACTCAATTAGGAAAAAATCACCCTGATATTGATACCCTCATTTTTGCAGCGGGTTATGGACAATTTGCATCATTAGAAGAATTTTCTTATGCACAAATCGAAACCTTAATGACGGTTAATTTTACCAGTAACGTATTTTTAACCCGAGCCTTATTACCTCGATTAAAACGAAAATCACGCGCGGATTTAATTTATATTGGCTCAGAAGCGGCCTTACAAGGGTCGCGAAAAGGAAGTATTTATTGTGCCAGTAAATTTGCATTACGCGGATTTACACAGGCACTCAGTGACGAATGTGCAAAAAGCTCAATAAAAGTAGGGTTAATTAACCCTGGGATGGTTAAAACTGAATTTTTTAATCCCCTTAATTTTGAACCAGGCGATCAGCGGGAACAGCATTTATTACCTGAAGACATTGCAAAGACGGTCAATTACATGTTGAGTTTAGAACGGGAAAGTGTGATTGATGAGATTAATATCAATCCCTTACATAAGGTCATTCACTTTAAAAAATAA
- a CDS encoding DNA photolyase, with the protein MNIKRIYIEEALYEHPRVKNICQQFPKATLIPCDRYGEVFNPKAQNFRLQKQQPALILAEKHKNFALPAPLGYGIGAEKNYYFSHMLNCLYDCRYCFLQGMYQSANYVLFVNYEDYQQDIKTLCASSPNEPIHFFSGYDCDSLAFEPVTDFVTQFLPTFIETPNAWLELRTKSTQIRSLLNNEAFERCIVAFSLSPDEIATKVEDKAPSLEKRLAAMVKLQQQGWPLGLRFDPLIYQTDYKELYQRLFSQVFAKIKPENIHSVSLGTFRLPEKYFKKIHKLYPDEKLFSSPLSCNQGMVSYKTELEQQMIADCTAMLLDFIPDDKFFPCSL; encoded by the coding sequence ATGAATATAAAGCGGATTTACATTGAAGAGGCCCTATATGAACACCCACGGGTTAAAAATATTTGTCAACAATTCCCTAAAGCAACCCTCATACCCTGTGATCGTTATGGTGAAGTATTTAACCCCAAAGCTCAAAATTTTCGTCTACAAAAACAACAGCCTGCTCTCATATTAGCTGAAAAACATAAGAATTTTGCATTACCCGCGCCCCTAGGTTATGGCATTGGCGCGGAAAAAAATTATTATTTTTCTCACATGCTTAATTGTTTATACGATTGTCGCTACTGTTTTTTACAGGGTATGTATCAATCGGCCAATTATGTTTTATTTGTGAATTATGAAGATTACCAGCAGGACATTAAAACGCTCTGCGCATCATCGCCTAATGAGCCGATTCATTTTTTTTCAGGCTATGATTGTGATAGTTTAGCCTTTGAACCCGTCACGGATTTTGTCACCCAATTTTTACCTACATTTATTGAAACGCCGAATGCGTGGTTAGAATTACGAACTAAAAGCACACAAATTAGAAGCTTATTGAATAACGAGGCATTTGAACGTTGCATTGTCGCCTTTAGCCTATCGCCTGATGAAATTGCGACGAAAGTCGAAGATAAAGCCCCGTCACTGGAAAAACGATTGGCCGCAATGGTTAAATTACAGCAACAAGGCTGGCCACTGGGTTTACGTTTTGACCCTTTAATTTATCAAACCGATTATAAAGAACTATATCAACGCTTATTTTCTCAAGTCTTTGCTAAAATAAAACCAGAAAACATACATTCGGTGAGTTTAGGGACCTTTCGATTACCTGAAAAATATTTTAAAAAAATTCATAAGCTTTACCCTGATGAGAAATTATTTAGCAGTCCTTTAAGCTGTAATCAAGGGATGGTTTCTTATAAAACGGAACTGGAACAACAAATGATCGCGGATTGTACCGCCATGCTATTAGACTTTATTCCTGATGATAAATTTTTTCCATGCAGCCTTTAA
- a CDS encoding YqaA family protein: MDSMSLWGLFGSAFISSTIAPGGSEAVLAYMISEASFQTELLVLIATIGNTLGALTTWGLGVLAAKKYPLDSVLSEKKQAAINQVKKWGYLPLFFSWLPIVGDGFCFAGGWLKMPLMISILIIFFGKALRYLFIAYLFNLV; the protein is encoded by the coding sequence ATGGACTCTATGTCGCTTTGGGGACTTTTTGGAAGTGCCTTTATTTCGTCAACGATAGCCCCTGGCGGCTCTGAAGCTGTTTTAGCCTATATGATTTCAGAGGCTAGTTTTCAAACGGAGTTATTGGTGTTAATTGCAACGATTGGTAATACACTCGGCGCATTAACCACCTGGGGACTGGGTGTATTAGCGGCTAAAAAATACCCCTTAGATTCCGTGTTATCTGAAAAAAAACAGGCGGCTATTAATCAAGTTAAAAAATGGGGCTACTTACCCCTATTTTTTTCTTGGCTCCCTATTGTCGGTGATGGTTTTTGTTTTGCGGGCGGGTGGTTGAAAATGCCGTTAATGATTTCAATCCTGATTATTTTTTTTGGTAAAGCCCTTCGTTATCTCTTTATTGCTTATTTATTCAATTTAGTTTGA
- a CDS encoding copper oxidase: MTKLLSVGVLTFILFSPVSAKEFQDHNTLMDHGDGHMMDMDGGMIMGNNTETLPGGCTKIAATEEITVHAGHKYSEKFPGRMFAFDQQEYHFKPCTKLTINFVNDDEIRHQWMMHGLPKYLYPKGMFHLELTGPGKISGTLILPSTDKTYLVHCDIAQHMEKGMKAQLIVGKGSGTLPSIPGISAYVIQDDYSDSIPVLPTAEEKALANKKNNPAATQVNNAVVSGVTIIGLAIGLLLTPFLVKRFKGKTFSQSIAYTFEIIAGVLNFLVKGLKSIMSVFSKTKTLPKK, translated from the coding sequence ATGACTAAATTATTATCAGTAGGCGTATTAACATTCATTCTTTTTAGTCCCGTTTCGGCCAAAGAATTTCAAGATCATAACACCCTAATGGATCATGGTGACGGCCACATGATGGATATGGATGGCGGCATGATTATGGGAAATAATACGGAGACTTTACCCGGAGGCTGTACTAAAATAGCGGCCACTGAAGAGATTACCGTTCATGCTGGACATAAATATTCTGAAAAATTTCCTGGACGAATGTTTGCATTTGACCAACAAGAGTATCATTTTAAACCGTGTACCAAATTGACGATTAATTTTGTGAATGATGATGAAATTCGTCATCAATGGATGATGCATGGATTACCCAAGTATCTTTACCCTAAAGGGATGTTTCACTTAGAGCTTACAGGACCTGGTAAAATTTCAGGGACCCTCATTTTACCCTCAACGGATAAAACTTATTTAGTTCATTGTGATATCGCGCAGCACATGGAAAAAGGGATGAAAGCCCAATTGATTGTTGGAAAAGGCAGTGGTACCTTGCCGAGTATTCCAGGAATTAGTGCCTATGTGATTCAAGATGATTATAGTGATAGCATTCCTGTGTTACCCACCGCTGAAGAAAAAGCGTTAGCCAACAAAAAAAATAACCCCGCCGCGACTCAAGTAAATAATGCGGTGGTTTCAGGGGTTACCATTATTGGCTTAGCAATTGGCTTATTATTAACGCCCTTTTTAGTCAAACGATTTAAAGGTAAAACCTTTTCTCAAAGTATTGCTTATACGTTTGAAATAATAGCCGGTGTCCTTAATTTCCTTGTGAAAGGACTTAAAAGTATAATGAGCGTGTTTTCAAAGACGAAAACATTACCAAAAAAATAA
- a CDS encoding multicopper oxidase domain-containing protein, with amino-acid sequence MRKHPLIILFGVATIAAPILAMATAGNLPPSVEVDVGKVEKVCDNKNPDWRKAQTIEGVTMQESLRCDPDNPSDISAQVKGTNNISMETLMNSGFAADAIIKKNDMDGDGDPDLIIIKLEVIELNGHSPDFKGLVPTFDIAPGIQPGMWVFAPKTRGMSTSSFVGVDANPLLRAPSPVIRVEQGDVVWIQLENSHYFPHTIHLHGVDHPFVDSSGEGNDGVPVTSDKFVMPGQSKTYEIRPRATGTFVYHCHVQTHVHLAMGLVGMFVVEENRPNNWVQTFNVGAGQVRHPSKAILEEYDSEYDLHYHAMDKELHSVIQDYNDPRLIAKKMNREYRNGDATEDYFTLNGRSFPYTLRESLIVAEPNKNIKLRMFNSTGETLAMHTHGHKATITHYDGVEHNPAAQIMRDVYNIAPAQRNDLKISTVDDGLHSYGEGIWIFHDHREKGIATDGMNPGGNISAIVYKKYLNEMGLPKTVGEGIGDAFTQAFYQRKVPVWQNTDAWNSLGEVDATDYEAPLASEVMAAEEGPKAFSELVDIETENVFINFLVGLLGGIFVYVLILNRKKILSQFSSKKDGK; translated from the coding sequence ATGCGAAAACATCCCCTGATAATTCTTTTTGGCGTTGCAACGATTGCCGCTCCTATATTAGCCATGGCGACGGCGGGTAATTTACCGCCATCAGTCGAGGTTGATGTGGGTAAGGTTGAAAAAGTTTGTGATAATAAAAACCCTGATTGGCGCAAGGCTCAAACCATTGAAGGAGTCACCATGCAAGAATCATTGCGCTGTGACCCTGATAACCCCTCTGATATTTCAGCACAAGTTAAAGGGACGAATAATATTTCAATGGAAACATTGATGAATTCTGGTTTTGCAGCCGATGCCATTATAAAAAAGAATGATATGGATGGGGATGGGGATCCAGACCTGATTATTATCAAATTAGAAGTGATTGAGCTTAATGGTCATTCCCCTGATTTTAAGGGTTTGGTTCCTACTTTCGACATAGCACCCGGTATTCAACCTGGTATGTGGGTTTTCGCCCCTAAAACACGGGGGATGTCGACCAGTAGTTTTGTAGGCGTTGATGCCAACCCATTACTAAGAGCCCCCTCCCCTGTGATTCGTGTTGAACAAGGTGATGTGGTTTGGATACAACTTGAAAATAGTCATTACTTTCCTCACACCATTCATTTACACGGAGTTGATCATCCTTTTGTCGATAGTTCGGGCGAAGGCAATGATGGTGTCCCTGTGACTAGTGATAAATTTGTCATGCCAGGGCAAAGTAAAACTTACGAAATTCGACCGCGTGCCACAGGTACGTTTGTTTACCATTGTCATGTTCAAACTCATGTTCATTTAGCTATGGGCTTAGTTGGCATGTTTGTCGTTGAAGAAAACCGACCGAATAACTGGGTACAAACATTTAATGTTGGTGCAGGACAAGTAAGACATCCTTCTAAAGCGATTTTAGAAGAGTATGATAGTGAATATGATTTACATTATCATGCGATGGATAAAGAGCTACATAGTGTTATTCAAGATTATAATGATCCACGACTTATTGCTAAAAAAATGAATCGTGAGTATCGAAATGGCGATGCAACCGAAGATTACTTTACTTTAAACGGGCGTTCTTTTCCCTACACCTTACGCGAATCCCTTATCGTTGCTGAGCCAAATAAAAATATTAAACTACGAATGTTTAATAGTACGGGGGAAACCTTAGCCATGCACACGCATGGGCATAAGGCAACGATTACCCATTATGATGGCGTAGAACATAACCCTGCTGCGCAAATTATGCGGGATGTTTATAATATTGCTCCTGCACAACGTAATGATTTAAAAATAAGTACGGTCGATGATGGGTTGCATAGTTACGGTGAAGGCATTTGGATTTTTCATGATCATCGGGAAAAAGGTATTGCAACCGATGGTATGAACCCTGGCGGTAATATAAGTGCGATTGTTTATAAAAAATACCTCAATGAAATGGGCTTACCTAAAACGGTAGGGGAAGGCATAGGCGATGCCTTTACCCAAGCATTTTATCAACGTAAAGTGCCTGTGTGGCAAAATACGGATGCATGGAATAGTTTAGGGGAAGTGGATGCGACTGATTATGAAGCGCCTCTAGCTAGTGAAGTGATGGCTGCGGAAGAAGGACCTAAAGCTTTTTCAGAATTAGTTGATATTGAAACTGAGAATGTATTTATTAATTTCTTGGTCGGATTGCTCGGCGGTATTTTTGTTTATGTGTTAATTCTTAACCGTAAAAAAATACTCAGTCAGTTTTCATCAAAAAAGGATGGGAAATAG